A single region of the Salicibibacter cibi genome encodes:
- a CDS encoding MBL fold metallo-hydrolase, translating into MNVTVLGGGNEVGASCLHIEMAETSILIDAGMRMQGEQLLPALGMLEDLPRPQAILVTHAHADHIGALPVIHKLFPEAPIYATAPTIALMRIMMKDSLKIIEERSRREETIPPYSETQVEALLAAMLEIPASNTLRIGELRIESHQAGHILGAVMFSLIGGGAELLVTGDLSFKAGRTISGANVPHHLKPDVVIMESTYGNRAHTDRHTEEKRLAEHVAEVVAGGGFALVPAFALGRGQEVLLVLQDYMDKGLIPEFPIYVDGLVTPVSRVYRQYPQFLKGNLAHRVHREGDVFLKEGRCQAVHPKEREAILQGKPACIVASSGMLTGGASSWYAERLIGNDKNAVLLTGYQDEESPGKALLDVAEGKTVELSINGTAYEAKARISKYGLSAHADASEMQLFIQQLAPTHTLLVHGDDDARTALSDLLDERYSPTLVENGDNYPFELRDSKKGIKGKRYKPNKEHEALRSLNGQFILYEPEDDDPLKVALCTGIHPKTNVLFSQTLKGKPVKIQPHQLIQALGQTTRTIDDVRESLQPLLDFNRPELKALDWSQVTEGVYTFQGLLRHVTVHDSLEERLVLALALQALPEEQKREGQSGQKEYKPDDDFMVQAQNGTLPMQGKKMNAAKAMDIARETLADEPDFTRCGADQSGEKLTLFFAFPEAYTDDQKERMISSIADQTGWEVVISPSTRQDLLFQVLSDLTENGEPESFSLHLQEKTVRATLPETSDAKEVAERFKQRTGFYFQEKGSEATGPTQSNDLFEVTDRSVRMENNEAREEAKQWAEDRNITLYKVSFKGQGENSVLEVHFISPEVAKRHEIDLEELSYRTGFPVTYAENPKQNEIINEAVTRIPASWALKKNPSIHREQSILGLKVGTSPDTEEAKQVEDAIKQVTGYGIELKN; encoded by the coding sequence ATGAACGTAACCGTGCTTGGCGGGGGAAACGAGGTCGGCGCTTCCTGTTTGCATATTGAAATGGCGGAAACATCGATCTTAATTGACGCGGGGATGCGCATGCAGGGGGAACAATTATTGCCGGCGCTCGGGATGCTTGAAGATTTGCCGCGACCGCAAGCGATTCTTGTTACCCATGCCCACGCCGACCATATCGGGGCGTTACCCGTTATACATAAACTTTTTCCGGAAGCGCCGATATACGCGACGGCGCCAACGATCGCGCTTATGCGCATCATGATGAAGGACTCGTTAAAAATTATCGAGGAACGCAGCCGACGAGAAGAGACGATTCCTCCATACTCTGAGACCCAAGTTGAAGCGCTCTTGGCAGCCATGCTGGAGATCCCCGCGAGCAACACGCTTCGCATCGGGGAATTGCGTATCGAAAGTCATCAAGCGGGTCATATCCTGGGCGCGGTGATGTTTTCGCTTATTGGCGGGGGCGCAGAACTGCTCGTCACCGGCGATCTTAGCTTTAAAGCCGGAAGGACGATTTCCGGTGCCAACGTGCCGCACCATTTAAAACCCGATGTCGTTATCATGGAGTCCACCTATGGAAATCGTGCCCACACGGATCGCCACACCGAAGAAAAGCGACTCGCCGAACACGTGGCGGAAGTCGTTGCGGGCGGTGGGTTTGCCCTTGTTCCCGCTTTTGCGCTCGGACGTGGCCAAGAAGTCTTACTCGTGCTGCAAGATTACATGGATAAAGGATTAATTCCAGAGTTTCCAATCTATGTCGATGGTCTCGTGACACCTGTCAGCCGTGTCTACAGACAATACCCGCAATTTTTAAAAGGAAACCTTGCCCATCGTGTCCATCGGGAGGGCGATGTTTTCTTAAAAGAAGGACGGTGTCAAGCGGTTCATCCGAAGGAGCGCGAGGCGATCTTGCAAGGCAAACCTGCCTGTATCGTGGCGTCTTCCGGCATGCTGACCGGAGGGGCGAGCAGTTGGTATGCGGAACGACTTATCGGAAACGATAAAAACGCTGTGCTACTCACTGGCTACCAGGATGAAGAAAGTCCAGGGAAAGCGTTGCTGGATGTTGCGGAAGGAAAAACGGTGGAACTTTCGATTAACGGGACGGCGTATGAAGCAAAAGCGCGAATTAGCAAGTACGGCCTGTCTGCCCATGCCGATGCTTCGGAAATGCAGTTGTTCATTCAGCAATTGGCGCCTACGCATACCCTGCTCGTCCATGGCGATGACGACGCGCGAACAGCTTTGTCCGACTTGCTGGACGAACGGTACAGCCCTACCCTCGTTGAAAACGGAGACAACTATCCTTTTGAACTCCGGGATTCGAAAAAAGGCATCAAAGGCAAGCGATATAAACCTAACAAAGAGCATGAGGCGTTGCGTTCCTTAAATGGACAATTTATCCTCTATGAACCCGAAGACGATGACCCGCTGAAAGTAGCCCTATGCACCGGTATTCATCCGAAAACGAATGTTTTGTTTTCGCAAACGCTCAAAGGAAAGCCGGTAAAAATTCAACCACACCAACTCATACAAGCCTTGGGGCAAACAACGCGCACGATTGACGACGTCCGTGAGTCGCTGCAACCGCTGCTTGATTTTAACCGCCCGGAACTGAAAGCTTTAGACTGGAGCCAGGTGACCGAAGGGGTTTACACCTTTCAAGGTTTGCTGCGTCATGTCACCGTACATGATTCACTTGAAGAACGGCTCGTATTAGCCCTCGCGTTACAAGCCCTGCCTGAGGAGCAAAAAAGAGAAGGACAGTCCGGGCAAAAAGAATACAAGCCTGATGATGATTTTATGGTTCAAGCGCAAAATGGAACGCTACCTATGCAGGGCAAGAAAATGAACGCGGCGAAGGCGATGGATATTGCGCGGGAGACGTTAGCGGATGAGCCTGATTTCACGCGTTGCGGGGCTGATCAATCAGGGGAAAAACTGACGCTTTTCTTTGCTTTTCCGGAGGCTTATACAGATGATCAAAAAGAACGAATGATCTCGTCCATTGCCGACCAAACAGGCTGGGAGGTCGTCATTTCCCCTTCAACGAGACAAGACTTGCTGTTTCAAGTACTCTCAGACCTTACCGAGAACGGCGAACCCGAGAGTTTCTCCCTCCACTTGCAAGAAAAAACCGTTCGTGCAACCCTCCCGGAAACGAGCGATGCCAAAGAGGTCGCTGAACGATTCAAGCAACGTACCGGTTTTTATTTTCAGGAGAAAGGTTCTGAAGCAACTGGCCCGACACAATCGAACGATCTCTTCGAAGTTACGGACCGAAGCGTGCGAATGGAAAATAATGAAGCAAGGGAAGAGGCAAAACAATGGGCGGAGGATCGCAACATCACGTTGTATAAAGTCAGTTTCAAAGGACAAGGCGAAAATAGCGTGTTGGAAGTGCACTTTATTTCACCGGAAGTGGCCAAGCGGCATGAGATTGATCTGGAGGAACTTTCTTATCGGACCGGGTTTCCGGTCACATATGCCGAAAATCCGAAACAAAATGAAATTATAAATGAAGCCGTTACCCGCATACCCGCGTCATGGGCGTTAAAGAAAAACCCCTCGATTCATCGTGAACAGAGCATCCTTGGGTTAAAAGTGGGGACTTCGCCCGATACGGAGGAAGCAAAACAAGTAGAAGACGCAATTAAACAAGTAACTGGGTATGGGATCGAATTGAAGAACTAA
- a CDS encoding GOLPH3/VPS74 family protein, protein MSTLAEQLFLTAIKPKDGKPYARSSSALPYSLSGALIAELMLRANVELQKKKIVVINDQVDHPLLQETLAIIQKKKRPMTPKHWVSKLKSEFKQIQKVVAHHLENDNQITIDEKKILGLFNSQTYQLNDPNHLERLRDSFSEVLRKGEAGTPFNQEDERHIVLLSLIEASKLLSIVYPNGKEARAVQKQLKHVNKNLPVSKAVKEIIQAIDVAIIAAIAVTTTSSNQSNS, encoded by the coding sequence ATGTCAACGTTAGCCGAACAACTGTTTCTCACCGCTATCAAGCCTAAGGACGGGAAACCTTATGCACGTAGCAGCAGCGCCTTGCCTTACAGTCTCAGTGGTGCCCTTATCGCAGAATTGATGCTGCGAGCCAATGTCGAGTTGCAAAAAAAGAAAATCGTCGTTATTAATGATCAAGTGGACCATCCTTTGCTCCAGGAAACACTCGCCATAATTCAAAAAAAGAAAAGACCAATGACTCCTAAACACTGGGTATCCAAACTCAAGTCGGAATTCAAACAAATTCAAAAAGTGGTCGCACACCATTTGGAAAACGATAACCAAATCACCATCGATGAGAAAAAGATTTTAGGACTCTTTAACAGTCAAACCTATCAACTAAACGATCCCAACCATCTTGAACGATTGAGGGATTCTTTTTCGGAGGTTCTTCGTAAAGGGGAAGCAGGTACCCCATTCAACCAAGAAGACGAACGTCACATTGTGCTTTTGTCCCTAATCGAGGCAAGCAAATTACTTTCCATCGTTTATCCGAACGGAAAAGAAGCACGTGCCGTCCAGAAACAACTCAAGCACGTCAATAAAAATCTCCCCGTTTCCAAGGCAGTGAAAGAAATCATCCAGGCTATTGATGTAGCGATCATCGCGGCTATAGCGGTGACAACGACATCATCGAATCAATCGAATTCTTGA
- a CDS encoding universal stress protein: MYKKILVAVDGSVQSEQALEKAIAMAKLHDTHLFIAHVIDLRNFSTHAYNRQGILTDAETKEILEKYKNKAVQAGLKNVQTILSSGNPRVQLSRNLLSEYNIDLLVTGSTGRNAFERMLIGSVAEACVRHAPCDVFTVKTGEG, translated from the coding sequence ATGTATAAAAAAATTTTAGTAGCCGTGGATGGATCTGTCCAGTCTGAACAGGCCCTGGAAAAAGCGATTGCAATGGCTAAGCTCCACGATACTCATCTTTTCATTGCCCATGTGATCGACCTTCGCAATTTTTCCACGCATGCGTATAATCGGCAAGGGATTCTCACCGATGCCGAAACAAAAGAAATATTGGAAAAATACAAAAATAAGGCTGTTCAAGCAGGATTGAAGAATGTCCAAACTATTCTTAGCTCCGGCAACCCACGGGTCCAACTTTCAAGAAATCTATTATCCGAGTATAACATTGATTTGTTGGTCACCGGTTCTACCGGACGCAACGCCTTCGAACGCATGCTTATCGGAAGCGTAGCCGAAGCCTGCGTCCGACACGCGCCGTGTGATGTGTTTACGGTAAAGACTGGAGAAGGTTGA
- a CDS encoding plasmid pRiA4b ORF-3 family protein, protein MEEINTTLNEFETFMRYIEKERPLLSQKHGVLGKKDAFRLNASLNYKREVKGPHYTQAQYPEIDLMFFLATAGKLYAKGNNERGKPVLIETDAMKEFKTLNPYEKYVYLTQIYWSKYGFNERTEKYVSLVRFYDQLESIHHVDLGEKIPEPDSYFYVEWQDKGVTFFHHLRFFGFGEFEETSDFGEPMQFFIPNQWGINMSGLLIEHTVKFWNGDGLERLLRSLRKRKDRVKKEPFDVFKKIFPARKVQNTVTSEGKIDRSGMYTFKVILWKHCWRKIIASHEHTFEELHHAIQDAFQFDDDHLYSFYINGNKETGQPIFCAFMDNDKGYAADKTTIADVGLFKGQKLYYLFDFGDEWHFEINLSKIDKQSPLPEHPTIIEEEGEAPDQYNTWTALF, encoded by the coding sequence TTGGAAGAAATAAATACAACGTTGAATGAATTCGAAACATTCATGCGTTATATCGAAAAGGAAAGACCACTATTATCACAGAAACATGGCGTGTTGGGAAAGAAAGACGCCTTTCGGTTGAATGCAAGCCTCAATTATAAAAGAGAAGTGAAGGGACCCCATTATACTCAAGCACAATACCCGGAGATAGACTTGATGTTTTTTCTGGCAACTGCCGGCAAGTTGTATGCAAAGGGGAATAATGAGAGGGGAAAGCCTGTATTAATAGAGACCGATGCGATGAAAGAATTCAAGACTTTGAATCCTTATGAGAAATACGTTTACCTCACACAAATCTATTGGTCCAAATATGGTTTCAATGAACGAACAGAGAAGTATGTCTCCCTTGTGCGTTTTTATGACCAGCTTGAGTCGATCCATCATGTAGATCTTGGTGAAAAAATACCAGAACCTGATTCATATTTTTATGTGGAATGGCAAGATAAGGGCGTTACATTTTTTCATCATCTCCGTTTCTTCGGTTTCGGGGAATTTGAAGAAACATCGGATTTCGGAGAACCTATGCAATTTTTCATTCCCAATCAATGGGGAATAAATATGAGTGGTTTGCTGATTGAGCATACCGTTAAGTTTTGGAACGGGGATGGTTTGGAGCGGCTACTTCGCTCTTTGCGGAAAAGAAAGGATAGGGTCAAGAAGGAACCTTTTGATGTTTTCAAAAAGATTTTCCCTGCGCGTAAAGTGCAGAATACAGTGACTTCGGAAGGGAAGATTGACCGAAGCGGTATGTACACATTCAAAGTCATTTTATGGAAACACTGTTGGAGAAAAATCATTGCTTCTCATGAGCATACATTCGAGGAGCTCCATCATGCCATTCAGGATGCTTTTCAATTTGATGACGACCACTTGTATTCCTTTTATATCAATGGAAATAAAGAAACGGGCCAGCCGATCTTCTGTGCTTTCATGGACAATGACAAAGGTTACGCCGCTGACAAAACAACCATTGCAGACGTTGGTCTTTTTAAAGGACAGAAACTCTATTACCTGTTTGATTTTGGCGATGAATGGCATTTTGAGATTAACTTGAGTAAAATAGATAAACAATCACCGCTACCGGAGCATCCCACAATCATCGAAGAAGAAGGCGAAGCGCCGGATCAGTATAATACGTGGACCGCTTTGTTTTAA
- a CDS encoding DUF2281 domain-containing protein, translated as MNPNKERIIELIEDISEKDMAEIIDFIGYLKMKREKEEYQDVLQASESSIDFWDNKVDDEVWNDALAGRDCAHSGPFHRFVLQKKKTRIGFV; from the coding sequence GTGAATCCAAATAAGGAAAGAATTATTGAGCTAATTGAGGATATCTCGGAGAAAGATATGGCAGAGATCATTGACTTTATTGGATATCTTAAAATGAAAAGAGAAAAAGAAGAATACCAAGATGTGCTGCAAGCCAGTGAAAGCAGTATTGATTTTTGGGACAATAAGGTTGATGACGAGGTCTGGAATGATGCTTTAGCAGGGAGAGATTGTGCTCATTCCGGTCCCTTTCACAGATTTGTCCTCCAGAAAAAGAAGACCCGTATTGGTTTTGTCTAA
- a CDS encoding type II toxin-antitoxin system PemK/MazF family toxin: MLIPVPFTDLSSRKRRPVLVLSNNRYNLKSTDVLVAAVTSNLKEMEHAITISNQDLIDGHLKQTSNIRTDKIYTLAQDIVIKKFGKLNKEVFHQAVRSIHELISE; the protein is encoded by the coding sequence GTGCTCATTCCGGTCCCTTTCACAGATTTGTCCTCCAGAAAAAGAAGACCCGTATTGGTTTTGTCTAATAATCGGTATAACTTAAAAAGTACGGACGTGCTTGTTGCGGCGGTCACCTCAAACCTAAAAGAGATGGAACATGCGATAACGATTTCAAATCAAGACTTAATTGATGGACATTTGAAGCAAACTTCAAATATTAGAACGGATAAGATCTATACTTTGGCGCAGGATATCGTAATCAAAAAGTTCGGGAAGCTCAATAAAGAAGTATTCCATCAAGCAGTTCGCAGTATCCATGAATTAATTTCAGAATAA
- the htpG gene encoding molecular chaperone HtpG produces the protein MAKTEFKAESKRLLELMINSIYSHKEIFLRELMSNASDAIDKIYYRALTDDSLTFDKDQYYIKVTPDKESRTLHISDTGIGMTKDEMEDNLGIIAKSGSLAFKNETELQDGHDIIGQFGVGFYSSFMVADQVTVISKSLDSDEAYKWESEGTDGYSIEPYEKETVGTDIILKIKDNGEEENYDDFLEEQGLKTVIKKYSDFIRYPIKMDVTVQQPKEDEEDEYEEYQEEQTVNNMVPIWKKNKSELTDEDYENFYAEKRYGFDKPLKHIHINVDGQIRYDAILFIPESAPPDYYTADFEKGLELYSSGVLIMNKSADLLPDYFGFVKGMVDSEDLSLNISREMLQHDRQLKTIAKNIKNKIKNNLQTMLKNDRENYEKFYKAFGRQLKFGVYNDFGMNKEDLQDLLMFYSSTEKKLVTLDEYVSRMPKDQTYIYYASGNSYDKIDKLPQTELVADKGYEILYFTEEVDEFAIKMLTNYKEKEFKSVSSSDLDIENEDDNTEEEQENKEVFAAMKEAISDKVKDVKASKRLKSHPVVLASDGEISIEMEKVLQSMPNNQGISAEKVLEINVNHDVFQSLQEAYDNDKEKLALYTNLLYNQALLIEGLPVEDPVEFTNDMCKVMV, from the coding sequence ATGGCAAAAACAGAATTCAAAGCAGAATCGAAACGATTGTTGGAACTGATGATCAACTCCATTTATTCGCATAAAGAGATTTTTTTACGAGAATTAATGTCAAACGCGAGCGATGCCATTGACAAGATTTATTATCGGGCGTTAACCGATGACTCCTTGACCTTTGACAAGGACCAATACTACATAAAGGTGACGCCTGACAAAGAGAGCCGAACATTGCACATTTCCGATACCGGTATTGGCATGACGAAGGATGAAATGGAAGATAACCTCGGCATCATCGCAAAAAGCGGTTCGTTAGCATTTAAAAATGAAACCGAGTTGCAAGACGGGCATGACATCATCGGCCAGTTTGGTGTCGGCTTCTACTCTTCTTTTATGGTCGCTGACCAAGTCACAGTCATTAGCAAATCATTGGATAGCGATGAAGCGTACAAATGGGAATCCGAAGGCACAGACGGCTACTCAATCGAGCCTTATGAAAAAGAAACCGTCGGCACCGACATTATTTTGAAAATCAAAGACAATGGCGAAGAAGAAAACTATGATGATTTTCTTGAAGAACAAGGACTAAAAACGGTCATTAAAAAATACTCCGATTTCATTCGCTATCCAATCAAGATGGACGTCACCGTCCAACAACCGAAAGAAGACGAAGAGGATGAATACGAGGAGTATCAAGAAGAACAGACGGTCAATAACATGGTGCCGATCTGGAAAAAAAATAAAAGTGAACTAACGGATGAAGACTACGAGAATTTTTATGCCGAAAAACGGTACGGCTTCGACAAACCGTTAAAACACATTCATATTAACGTGGATGGGCAGATCCGTTACGACGCCATTCTTTTTATTCCGGAAAGCGCGCCGCCCGACTATTACACTGCCGATTTTGAAAAAGGATTAGAACTGTACTCCAGCGGCGTGCTCATCATGAACAAAAGCGCGGACTTGCTTCCGGATTACTTTGGATTCGTGAAGGGCATGGTCGATTCCGAAGACCTGTCGCTTAATATTTCCAGGGAAATGTTGCAACACGATCGTCAATTAAAAACGATCGCCAAGAATATTAAGAACAAAATCAAGAACAACCTGCAAACGATGCTTAAAAACGACCGCGAAAACTACGAGAAATTTTATAAAGCCTTTGGCAGACAGCTTAAATTCGGCGTTTACAACGATTTCGGCATGAATAAAGAAGACCTGCAAGATTTGTTGATGTTCTATTCATCTACCGAGAAAAAACTAGTCACGCTGGACGAATATGTTTCCCGCATGCCCAAAGATCAAACGTACATCTACTACGCGAGCGGCAACAGCTATGACAAAATCGACAAGTTGCCGCAAACCGAATTAGTTGCTGACAAAGGGTATGAGATCCTCTACTTCACCGAAGAAGTGGACGAATTCGCGATCAAAATGCTCACGAACTATAAAGAAAAAGAATTCAAATCCGTCTCAAGCAGCGACCTCGACATTGAAAACGAAGACGACAATACGGAAGAAGAACAAGAAAACAAAGAGGTCTTCGCCGCCATGAAGGAAGCAATCTCCGACAAGGTGAAAGACGTCAAAGCATCAAAAAGACTAAAATCCCACCCCGTCGTCCTGGCGTCAGACGGTGAAATATCCATCGAGATGGAAAAAGTCTTGCAAAGCATGCCCAATAACCAAGGAATCAGCGCCGAAAAAGTCTTAGAGATCAACGTCAACCACGACGTATTCCAATCCCTGCAAGAAGCCTACGACAATGACAAAGAAAAATTGGCGCTTTATACCAATTTGCTATACAACCAAGCCCTGCTGATTGAAGGTTTGCCGGTGGAAGATCCGGTGGAATTTACGAATGATATGTGCAAGGTGATGGTGTGA
- a CDS encoding DEAD/DEAH box helicase has translation MFKINQDSLHPDYIFQAVDNPRTYTRGEIYYYNDRVGPVSFFQHEKTTKAAVHGSRSYQCQATFQRNGDLDRMSCSCPAFDSYTGICKHLVAFLLELDELMSTEEYGHKYGAIQGHQMIDVFKEAFKPEKPSAIMEKETLDIRYELDCNIHPFSGIVQDISIRLRAGVSRPYVVKNIKRFIDDVQMGKGHFFTKKFSYHPENHQIAEKDREVLDLLWKISKSEPSGYSIYRQERELDIPDLMVPDLFELLEGRDVDIISGHTPETVMIDSFHSGARLEFLLQKSADEDEVELYLKEGNYLFFSTDHQLVQNGGSLYRLSQEQATIIQKLLSTSEMDGALTRFSPEEMEPFCSYVLPKLKEIAAVEMDEALTDVIRQYPLNAKMKIDYSEEALSALVTFQYGDTEINPYGEQGQDEDMKAIIVRDVETEATIESLLDRIPFTQSDGKLVLDDEEEMAVFLFEKLPLLQEYLDIYTTSTVRQMIAPLEKKPSVSLSTDEETNWLDVSFSVEGIPSNEVEQVLEALKKNQTYYRLPSGAFLHLQGEEFGNVKNAVDHFAPEKGTLKEDMKVPLYQALSLEDDKAQSFKLSSSLRQLMNDVQKPDFVDADPPEAINATLREYQLTGFRWLKTLSHFGLGGILADDMGLGKTLQTITYLQALTDENPNMRALIITPASLSYNWEKEFQRFAPDMDTEVIVGPKAERQKKLEQSSNAQVLITSYPLIQREADIYQSEPFDVLILDEAQAIKNQASKTAQAVRSLKKASAFALTGTPIENHLDELYSIFNTLLPGILGTKKAFKAMENDEVSKRVRPFILRRMKKDVLTELPEKDEQVQYTNLTDDQKKLYVAQVNRLAKDVDSAIDGGQFQEQRMQILAGLTKLRQICCHPQLVLPDESYKSGKFERLLEYVDEGLASGRRMVIFSQFTSMLSMIRAAFDERGWLYHYLDGQTPAKDRLALTERFNEGEHSLFLVSMKAGGTGLNLTGGDTVILFDTWWNPAVEQQAADRVHRFGQENNVQVIKLITSGTIEEKMLEMQERKKALVEEVIQPGEQQLTSLRPEDVKELLSV, from the coding sequence ATGTTTAAAATAAACCAAGATAGTTTGCATCCGGATTATATTTTTCAAGCCGTGGATAACCCTCGGACCTATACGCGCGGCGAAATCTATTATTACAATGATCGTGTGGGGCCTGTGTCTTTTTTTCAGCATGAGAAGACGACAAAAGCGGCGGTTCATGGGTCAAGAAGCTATCAGTGCCAAGCAACATTTCAACGCAATGGGGATTTGGACCGAATGAGTTGTTCTTGCCCTGCGTTTGATTCCTATACGGGGATATGTAAACACCTCGTTGCGTTTTTGTTGGAACTCGATGAATTAATGTCCACGGAGGAATATGGACATAAATATGGTGCTATCCAAGGACACCAAATGATTGATGTTTTTAAAGAGGCGTTTAAGCCTGAAAAGCCATCCGCCATCATGGAAAAAGAGACGCTCGACATTCGGTATGAGCTGGACTGTAACATTCATCCGTTTTCCGGGATCGTGCAAGACATTTCCATTCGTCTGCGTGCCGGCGTGAGTCGTCCGTATGTTGTGAAGAATATTAAACGGTTTATTGACGACGTACAAATGGGAAAAGGCCATTTCTTCACGAAAAAATTTAGTTATCATCCGGAAAATCACCAAATCGCTGAAAAAGACCGGGAAGTGTTGGACTTGTTATGGAAAATAAGCAAAAGCGAACCTTCCGGTTATTCCATCTATAGGCAAGAACGTGAGCTGGATATTCCCGATCTGATGGTTCCGGATCTATTCGAGTTGCTGGAAGGGCGTGACGTTGATATCATTTCCGGGCATACGCCGGAAACAGTCATGATCGACTCCTTTCATTCTGGCGCGCGACTTGAATTCTTGTTGCAAAAAAGTGCAGATGAAGATGAGGTCGAATTATATTTAAAGGAAGGAAACTATTTATTTTTTTCGACGGATCATCAGCTTGTGCAAAACGGAGGAAGCCTTTATCGATTAAGTCAAGAGCAAGCAACGATTATACAAAAACTGTTAAGCACCTCAGAGATGGACGGGGCGTTGACTCGTTTTTCGCCAGAGGAAATGGAACCTTTTTGTTCATACGTGCTGCCGAAGTTAAAAGAAATTGCGGCGGTTGAAATGGACGAAGCGTTAACGGATGTGATCCGGCAGTATCCGCTGAATGCGAAAATGAAGATTGACTATAGTGAAGAAGCCCTCAGTGCTCTTGTGACTTTTCAATATGGGGACACGGAGATCAACCCCTACGGGGAGCAAGGGCAAGATGAGGATATGAAAGCGATTATCGTTCGCGATGTGGAAACAGAGGCAACGATTGAATCGCTGCTCGATCGAATCCCATTTACACAATCGGATGGTAAGCTCGTGCTTGATGATGAAGAAGAAATGGCTGTGTTTCTTTTTGAAAAACTGCCTTTGCTGCAGGAATATCTTGATATTTATACGACGTCGACCGTAAGGCAAATGATCGCTCCCCTCGAGAAAAAGCCGAGCGTGTCCCTTTCAACAGACGAGGAAACAAATTGGCTTGATGTTTCTTTTTCCGTGGAAGGCATTCCTTCAAACGAGGTGGAGCAAGTGCTGGAAGCGCTGAAAAAGAATCAGACGTATTATCGCCTTCCGAGCGGAGCTTTTCTTCATCTTCAAGGAGAAGAGTTTGGAAATGTAAAAAATGCCGTTGATCATTTTGCTCCTGAAAAAGGAACATTGAAAGAAGATATGAAGGTCCCTCTTTATCAGGCGCTTTCCCTGGAGGATGACAAGGCGCAGTCGTTTAAGCTGTCCTCTTCCTTACGGCAATTAATGAATGATGTCCAAAAACCGGATTTTGTTGATGCTGATCCTCCGGAAGCGATCAACGCTACGCTCCGGGAATACCAATTAACCGGCTTTCGTTGGCTGAAAACGTTATCCCATTTCGGGCTCGGCGGAATATTGGCCGATGATATGGGCCTTGGCAAGACGTTGCAAACCATTACGTATTTGCAAGCGTTGACGGATGAAAACCCGAATATGCGGGCGCTTATCATCACACCTGCGAGCTTAAGTTATAATTGGGAAAAAGAATTCCAGCGTTTTGCTCCCGACATGGATACGGAGGTTATCGTAGGACCAAAAGCGGAAAGGCAAAAGAAGTTGGAGCAAAGTTCAAACGCGCAAGTGCTTATTACGTCTTATCCACTCATCCAACGGGAGGCGGATATTTACCAATCCGAGCCCTTTGATGTCCTAATTCTGGATGAGGCCCAGGCAATCAAAAATCAAGCGTCGAAGACAGCGCAAGCTGTACGCTCGCTAAAAAAGGCTAGCGCGTTTGCCTTAACGGGAACGCCGATAGAAAATCACCTTGACGAGCTCTATTCTATTTTTAATACGCTCCTCCCGGGCATTTTAGGAACGAAAAAAGCCTTTAAAGCGATGGAAAACGATGAAGTTTCCAAACGCGTGCGTCCCTTTATATTGCGGCGCATGAAAAAGGATGTCCTTACGGAATTGCCTGAAAAGGACGAGCAGGTACAATACACGAACCTCACCGATGATCAGAAAAAGCTCTACGTGGCTCAAGTCAATCGGTTGGCGAAGGATGTGGATTCGGCCATCGATGGAGGTCAATTTCAGGAACAACGCATGCAAATTCTTGCCGGCTTAACGAAGCTGCGCCAAATTTGTTGCCATCCTCAGCTTGTTTTGCCGGATGAGAGCTATAAATCCGGGAAATTCGAACGGTTATTGGAATACGTGGATGAAGGGCTCGCTTCAGGACGGCGCATGGTCATCTTTTCTCAGTTTACATCGATGCTTTCCATGATCCGGGCGGCTTTTGACGAGCGGGGCTGGTTGTATCATTACTTGGACGGCCAAACGCCGGCAAAGGACAGGCTTGCGCTCACCGAACGTTTTAATGAAGGGGAACATTCCCTCTTTTTAGTGTCGATGAAAGCCGGCGGCACCGGTTTGAATTTAACCGGCGGCGACACCGTCATCCTCTTTGACACGTGGTGGAACCCGGCAGTGGAACAGCAAGCAGCGGACCGTGTCCACCGTTTCGGCCAAGAGAACAACGTTCAGGTGATCAAACTAATTACATCCGGAACGATCGAAGAAAAAATGCTGGAGATGCAAGAACGAAAAAAAGCGCTCGTAGAAGAAGTCATCCAGCCGGGTGAACAACAGCTCACGAGCTTACGGCCGGAAGATGTGAAAGAGCTATTGAGCGTGTAA